In a genomic window of Chaetodon auriga isolate fChaAug3 chromosome 1, fChaAug3.hap1, whole genome shotgun sequence:
- the LOC143325642 gene encoding guanylyl cyclase-activating protein 2-like, producing the protein MGQEGSHAEEMDPAQIQELCIMFLKECPSGALHLHEFKRIFGVPSSSAEESLYIETIFRSFDTNQDNALDFLEYVAALHLILRGNLEDRLKWSFKMYDKDGNGKLDRQEVKRIIRIIHKIKIHSSDVSMTPSEICDRIFELVDQNNDGQITLSEFMEGAQKDEWVMNLLKLDVNATGWVVQNCGKFP; encoded by the exons ATGGGGCAAGAGGGCAGCCACGCCGAGGAGATGGACCCAGCACAGATCCAGGAGCTGTGCATCATGTTCCTGAAGGAGTGTCCCAGCGGCGCCCTCCATCTGCACGAGTTCAAGAGGATCTTCGGGGTCccaagcagctctgcagaggagtCCCTCTACATCGAGACGATATTCCGCTCCTTTGACACAAATCAG GACAACGCACTGGATTTCCTGGAGTATGTAGCAGCACTTCACTTGATCTTAAGGGGGAATCTTGAAGATAGACTCAAGTGGTCCTTCAAGATGTACGACAAGGACGGGAACGGCAAGTTGGACAGGCAGGAAGTAAAACGGATCATCAGG ATTATTCACAAAATCAAGATCCATTCGAGTGACGTCAGCATGACGCCGTCTGAAATCTGCGACCGAATCTTTGAGCTGGTCGACCAGAATAACGACG GTCAGATAACCTTGTCTGAGTTCATGGAGGGAGCTCAGAAGGACGAATGGGTCATGAACCTGCTGAAGCTGGACGTCAACGCCACCGGCTGGGTCGTCCAGAACTGCGGGAAGTTTCCGTGA
- the LOC143325637 gene encoding guanylyl cyclase-activating protein 2-like, whose protein sequence is MGQGQSGSEKEVTLQNIQELYRKFASECPSGNLHLHEFKRIFGINSSSTEEEAAYTENLFRSFDTNKDGHIDFLEYVAAVHLVLRGKLEDKLKWSFKVYDRDGNGCLDRQEVKHIIRIIYKIKKHNDPSITVNTEDICDRIFELVDKNKDSQISLEEFIEGAEKDPWVMEQLKLDIGACDWFIEQQEKKP, encoded by the exons ATGGGTCAGGGACAGAGTGGCAGCGAAAAGGAAGTGACTCTTCAGAACATCCAGGAACTTTACCGTAAGTTTGCGAGCGAATGTCCGAGTGGAAATCTGCACTTACACGAATTCAAGAGAATCTTTGGAAtcaacagcagctccacagaagaagaagccgCATACACGGAAAACCTGTTTCGATCCTTTGATACGAACAAG gaCGGTCATATCGACTTCTTGGAGTACGTGGCCGCAGTACATCTTGTTCTTCGTGGAAAGCTCGAGGACAAACTGAAATGGTCTTTCAAGGTTTATGACAGAGATGGAAATGGATGtctggacagacaggaagtgaaacacaTTATCAGA aTCATCTACAAGATAAAGAAGCACAACGATCCGAGCATCACAGTGAACACTGAAGACATCTGTGACAGGATATTTGAACTGGTGGACAAGAATAAAGACA GTCAGATTTCTTTAGAGGAATTTATTGAAGGGGCTGAGAAGGACCCATGGGTGATGGAGCAGCTCAAGCTGGACATCGGGGCCTGTGATTGGTTCATTGaacagcaggagaagaagccCTGA